The following are encoded in a window of Hemicordylus capensis ecotype Gifberg chromosome 12, rHemCap1.1.pri, whole genome shotgun sequence genomic DNA:
- the RPL23A gene encoding 60S ribosomal protein L23a, with product MAPKVKKEAVPAKTEAKSKALKAKKAVLKGVHSHKKKKIRTSPTFRRPKTLRLRRQPKYPRKSAPRRNKLDHYAIIKFPLTTESAMKKIEDNNTLVFIVDVKANKHQIKQAVKKLYDIDVAKVNTLIRPDGEKKAYVRLAPDYDALDVANKIGII from the exons atggcgcccAAAGTGAAGAAGGAGG CTGTCCCGGCTAAGACAGAGGCAAAATCCAAAGCTCTTAAGGCTAAAAAGGCAGTCTTGAAAGGCGTCCATAGtcacaagaagaagaagatccgGACATCCCCCACCTTCCGGAGGCCTAAAACCCTGCGGTTACGAAGGCAGCCCAAATATCCCCGGAAGAGTGCGCCAAGGAGGAACAA GCTAGACCATTATGCCATCATTAAGTTCCCGCTGACCACAGAGTCAGCCATGAAGAAGATCGAGGACAACAATACCCTGGTCTTTATTGTGGATGTGAAAGCCAACAAGCACCAGATCAAGCAGGCCGTCAAGAAGCTGTATGACATTGATGTGGCCAAGGTCAACACGCTGATTCG GCCTGATGGTGAGAAAAAGGCCTACGTTCGTCTTGCTCCAGATTACGATGCTCTCGACGTAGCAAACAAG ATTGGGATTATCTAA